The Candidatus Nanosynbacter sp. HMT-352 genomic interval GAAGAGATTTTTGAGGCAATCGCTAAGGAGTTAAAGCGTGCTGGACGATTAGGTAAGCTGCCGAGTGGCGTTATTCTGGTTGGTGGTGCAGCTAAAGTCAAAGGAATGGTTGAATTTACCAAGGATCAATTGAGTGTGGCGGCGCGCTTGGGTGTTCCGGCTGGATATAGCGGTGCTAGTGATGAAGTAAAAGGCGCGGAGTTTTCGGCTGCTGTTGGCTTGATGCTTATTGACACCATGGACACTCCCCAGCATGTGAAACCACTAGCTGGCGCACATGATGTAACTAAAAAAGCTGGCGGTCTACTTAAGAATATTTTCGCTAGATTTAAATAAATGATATACTTTATGTAAGGATTAAGAGAGGGAATATATGCCGCAAATACAACCAAGTGAAGTTCAAACATTTGCCAGTATAAAAGTCGTCGGTGTTGGCGGCGCTGGTGGCTCAGCTATAAATCGAATGAAAGATGCCGGTCTGACAGGTGTTCAATTTATCGCTATGAATACAGACGCTCAGGCGTTGCATAATTCTAAAGCTGACATAAAAATTCACCTTGGTCGTGATGCAACTAATGGCTTGGGCGCCGGTGCGGATCCTACTGTTGGTGAAGCTGCGGCCAATGAGTCACGTGATGAAATTAGAGAAGCCTTAGAGGGTGCAGACATGGTGTTTGTGACAATTGGTGCTGGTGGTGGAACTGGCTCCGGAGCTGGATATGTTGTGGCGGAAGTAGCGCGTGAACTAGGCATTTTGGTGGTTGGCGTAGCAACTCGACCGTTTAGCTTTGAAGGTGAGAAGCGCCGAGTAAATGCAGATTGGGCAATCTCTCACTTGGGACGCGAAGTTGATACTTTGATTACAATTCCAAACGATAGATTGTTGCAAACTATTGATCGTCGAACACCACTATTGGAGACATTTAAGATTGCTGATGATGTTTTAAGGCAGGGTGTTCAGGGTATCTCTGAACTGATTACTGAGCATGGTTTGATTAACCTTGATTTTGCTGACGTTAAGGCAATTATGAGTAATGCCGGTTCGGCTCTGATGGGAATTGGACGAGCGAGCGGTGATGACCGAGCGGTTCAGGCGGCGCAACAAGCCATTGAGAGTCCGCTAATTGAAGTCTCAATTGATGGCGCCAAGGGTGTTCTGTTCAACGTCACTGGTGGTTATGACATGAGCATGGCAGAAATTCAGGAAGCGGCAGAAATTATTACTAGCGCAGTCAGTCCGAATGCCAACATTATCTTTGGTGCGACTTTGAAGCCTGAGATGGAAGATGAGCTTGTCATTACCGTGATTGCTACGGGATTTGATAGTGATACATTTCACCAGCAAGAAGTTAGCCTTACTGTAGGTGATGATGCAAGACCTGTTGAAACAGAAGTTGACGATGAAATGGTCAAGAATATTGACTTAGAGCTGGACAAGGAAGAGGCGGCCGAGAGTTTTGCGGCTGAGCCGGAGACTAATATTTGGGATAATCCAACAGTTGAAGCTGACGATGACGAAGATGATACGCCAGCATTTCTTAGGCGACGAAAGAAGAATAAGGAGTAAACAAAATGGTATTTAATATCGGCAATAGTCGCGTTATCGAATCGCGTGAAGTTTCTGATGGTGTGGCAATTCGTCGTCGCAGGGAAACTCCAGACGGCAAGCGATTTACTACTTATGAGCGAGTCGAAAAGCCCAACTTGGCAGTTATAAAAAAGAACGGCGACCGTGAACTGTTTGATCGTGTGAAGTTGGCAAATGCAACACGTCGTTCGGTTGGAAAGTTTTTCAAGTCTGACGAGGATGTCGACAATATCATCACGGCGGTTGAAGATTCTTTGTATGCGCTAGGTGAGTCAGAAGTCACTTCAAAACAGATTGGCGATCAGGTTTTGGATGAATTAGAGAAATGCAATGAGGTAGCGTACGTGCGTTTTGCTAGCGTCTTTTATGAGTTTAAGACGCTGGATGACTTTGTGGAGATTTTAGCGAAACGACGCAGTAAGAGCGAACGGGATTCATAATGCGAGTGGTTGTTGTTTATCGTTCAGAAAGCGATTATGCGCGTCAAGTGTCAGATTTTCTACGTGATTTTAGTCGACAAACTGGCCAGGTTTTAGAGGAAATGAGTCCTGATTCTATAGAAGGTAATAATTTTTGTGAAGTTTATGACATTGTAGAATATCCAACAATTATCGCTTTAAGCGACAGTGGTCAAATGCAAAATCTATGGCGCGGCTTGCCACTACCAACAATTAGCGAAGTGAGTTTTTATGTTTAATAAAATTAAAAAATGGTTATTTCACGAAGATTTGAAAAAGCAAAATTTGGCGACATTTGTAATGCTTCTCGGTAGTGGGCTGGGGTTGTTGGCATCATTCGTACTGTCTATTGAAGCTTTAGAATTAGCAAAAAACTCTCATGCTGTATTAAGTTGCGATTTTAGCTCGGCTCTGAGCTGTTCGGCGGTGGCGAATCATTGGTCGGCGGCTATTTTAGGATTCCCAAATAGTTTCATTGGCGTGATGACTTTGCCTGTTATGGTGACAATTGCAGTGGCGTTGTTGGCGGGAGCAAAGTTTCCAAGGTGGTTTATGCAGGCGGCGCAGGCTGGTGCTATCATTGGAATGATATTTGCTATTTGGATGTTTTATATGAGCTACGTCGAAATTGGTGTGCTTTGTCCGTGGTGCTTGATATTGGATCTTGGGATGCTGATGATTGTGTTCGGTTTGACGCGTTACAATGTTTTGCGGAAAAATATCCCTTGTCGCTGTATGCAGAAGACTGTTAGTGGCGGATATGATGTACTTGTCGTGGTGTCACTGGTTGTTGCGGTAATTGTCGCGATAATCGCCAAATTCGGCAGTCAGCTATTCTAGACTCTTATTGCCTTATGTAAAGCGTTCATGGCGCAGTCATAATAAAAGTCTGATGATTATTGATAAATTAAAAAACGTTGAGTTTATGAAAAAAGTGATAGAATAGTTGTATGAAGAAAAGTTCTCTGATTAGAGCGTTTTTGAGCATTGTAGTCGTGGCGCTCGGCGGGGTTTTACTATTGAAAAATCTCGATATTATCAACATTAGCTGGGATATTTTCTGGGGTACGGTTTGGGCTGCAGGATTTGTATTGTCTGGGCTGGTGAATATATTCAATTATCGAAATAAAACGGCGTGGATTTGGGGATTATTGCTGGTCGCGATTGGCGTTCTGATCGGCTTCAATTCTTACGGAATAGTTGACGTTAGTATTTGGAAGATATTTTGGCCTGTAGTTTTGATTGCTGCTGGTTTGGCAATGATGTTTAATACTAGCCCTAAGGGCATTAAGCATTCTAAAAAGCTGGATAAAGACGGCGCAGGTAATGAGAAAATTGCTTGTTTTTGGGGCGAAGAAGACGCTGTAAAAGGTGATTATACTGGCGGTTCGTTGGTTGCAATATTTGGCGGCGTGGATTTAGATTTGCGTCAAGCAAAGATTAAAGACGGTTCTGTGATTGAAATTTTTACATTTTGCGGTGGTGTTAATGTTACTTTGCCAGACGATGTGATTATCGAGAACGAAGTGCGCGGATTTTTGGGCGGAACTGACGATAAAACTCTACCTAAAGATTCTGCCAAAAAGACTTTATACCTGAAGGGTGAGTGTATTTTAGGCGGTCTGGAAATTAAATAAAGTTCTTGGGATTTTGATGAAAACGCGCTACAATAACAGTAGGGCGTTTTCGCGTATGTTGAATTGGCGTGAAATGAGCGGTTATCAGCCGTGAAGCCTGCGGGAAGAAATTGGCATGAAGTCGAGATTAGAACCTGCCGTGAGCTTGCGTAAATAGCAAATAAAGAGCTGAAAGAATCACTTCTTTTGGAATCGAGATGGTACCGTCCGCATAAAACACCTGAGCGGATTCTCGAAGTCAAAAGAGGTGATTTTTAATTGAAAATAGTTGTCGAAGGTCTAAAAAATAAAGGAGGCAATATAATGAAATTCAAACACGGAACACGTCGTCGAGCTGCGGAATATGAGAAAGATTGGGTGCAGCGATGGAAAGAGGATGACACATTTAACAAGTCGGTCGCGCAGCGTCCTGCTGATAATTCTTGGGTTTTTTATGACGGTCCTCCATTTTTAACGGGAACGCCACACCACGGACATTTGTTAGTTAGTACTGTAAAAGATACGATGGGACGATTCCACACGATGAAAGGTCAGCGAGTTGAGCGCCGTTGGGGTTGGGATTGTCACGGACTACCAGCAGAGGTTTACGTTGAAAAAACGCTAGGCATTTCTAATAAAAAAGAGATCGGCACGAAGATTAGCGTTTCGGATTACGTAAAGGAATGTCGAGCGGCTATGGTGCGAACTGGCACCGAGTGGGAAGACACGATTGAGCGAATTGGTCGTTGGGTCGAGTTTAAGGGCGCTTATAAAACCATGGATAATAATTATATGGAATCTGTTTGGTGGGCGTTTAAGAGACTTTACGAAGAAGGCAAAATCTATGAAGGTGAAAAGATTTTGGTCTATTG includes:
- the ftsZ gene encoding cell division protein FtsZ → MPQIQPSEVQTFASIKVVGVGGAGGSAINRMKDAGLTGVQFIAMNTDAQALHNSKADIKIHLGRDATNGLGAGADPTVGEAAANESRDEIREALEGADMVFVTIGAGGGTGSGAGYVVAEVARELGILVVGVATRPFSFEGEKRRVNADWAISHLGREVDTLITIPNDRLLQTIDRRTPLLETFKIADDVLRQGVQGISELITEHGLINLDFADVKAIMSNAGSALMGIGRASGDDRAVQAAQQAIESPLIEVSIDGAKGVLFNVTGGYDMSMAEIQEAAEIITSAVSPNANIIFGATLKPEMEDELVITVIATGFDSDTFHQQEVSLTVGDDARPVETEVDDEMVKNIDLELDKEEAAESFAAEPETNIWDNPTVEADDDEDDTPAFLRRRKKNKE
- the nrdR gene encoding transcriptional regulator NrdR → MVFNIGNSRVIESREVSDGVAIRRRRETPDGKRFTTYERVEKPNLAVIKKNGDRELFDRVKLANATRRSVGKFFKSDEDVDNIITAVEDSLYALGESEVTSKQIGDQVLDELEKCNEVAYVRFASVFYEFKTLDDFVEILAKRRSKSERDS
- a CDS encoding vitamin K epoxide reductase family protein, giving the protein MFNKIKKWLFHEDLKKQNLATFVMLLGSGLGLLASFVLSIEALELAKNSHAVLSCDFSSALSCSAVANHWSAAILGFPNSFIGVMTLPVMVTIAVALLAGAKFPRWFMQAAQAGAIIGMIFAIWMFYMSYVEIGVLCPWCLILDLGMLMIVFGLTRYNVLRKNIPCRCMQKTVSGGYDVLVVVSLVVAVIVAIIAKFGSQLF
- a CDS encoding LiaF transmembrane domain-containing protein, whose protein sequence is MKKSSLIRAFLSIVVVALGGVLLLKNLDIINISWDIFWGTVWAAGFVLSGLVNIFNYRNKTAWIWGLLLVAIGVLIGFNSYGIVDVSIWKIFWPVVLIAAGLAMMFNTSPKGIKHSKKLDKDGAGNEKIACFWGEEDAVKGDYTGGSLVAIFGGVDLDLRQAKIKDGSVIEIFTFCGGVNVTLPDDVIIENEVRGFLGGTDDKTLPKDSAKKTLYLKGECILGGLEIK